TTTTATGCTCATGCACAAACTCAATAGGATCTTCAATTGTAATAATATGTTTTGAAAAAGCTTCGTTTATTTCATTTATCATTGCAGCAAGTGTTGTAGATTTACCGCTACCTGTTGGACCCGTTACAAGAATAAGCCCTTTTTCCCTTCTTACTATTCTTTTAAATATTGCAGGTGCGTGAAGTTCTTCTAATGTAAAAGGTTTTTCAGGAATAATTCTGTATGCAGCAGCTAAATTTTCTCTTTCAAAATAGTAATTTGCCCTAAATCTCGCAACTTTCGGAATTTCAAAAGAAAAGTCAAGTTCTAATTGATCTTCTAATGCAGCCTTTTGTTTTTCAGTTAAAACAGAATAACAAAGCTCAATTACATCTTCTTTGGTAAGTTTAGGAAGGTTTAGTGGTGTTAACTTACCATCAATTCTTAGCATCGGTTCAGCATTTACATTAAGATGCAAATCCGATGCTTTGTAATCTTTTATACTTCTTAAAAGTTGTTCAAGTGAATATGTTAGTGCCATGGTTTTTACCTTATTCTATAATTTTCGGAACTATAAAGAACCCATCCTTTGCTTTTGGTGCATGCTCTAATATCTCTTCAATTACATTGTTTTTGATTGGTTCGTCTTCTCTTAAATAAGTTGAATTGTCAAGTGTAGAAAATGTTGCATCTACATTACTTGTATCAAGTTCATTTAGCATTTCTACAAATTCGACGATTTCAGCCAAATCCTTAGCCATTGAAGCTTTGTCTTCAATTTCAACCATACTTAGCGTTTCAAGTCTTTTAACTAAACTCTCATCTATTTTCATTACCAACCTTTTTTTGTATAATTTTAGCAAATATTATTTAAAAAGGATAGTTATGGGCATTTTCGAAGAAGCTAAAAAATATATTGTAGGTGGTGTAAACTCACCTGTAAGAGCATTTAAAAGCGTTGGCGGTGAACCTCCTTTTATTGAAAAAGGGGAAGGTGCATACATTTATGATATTAACGGAAACAAGTACCTTGATTATATTCAAAGCTGGGGTCCTTTGATTTTCGGTCACTGTGACAAGGATATTGAAAAAGCAATATGCAATGCCGTTAGCAAAGGAGTAAGTTTCGGCGCTCCTACAACGGTTGAAGTAGAACTTGCAAAAGAAGTATTAGATCTTTTTCCGCATTTGGATTTAATAAGATTCGTTAACAGCGGTACGGAAGCAACAATGAGTGCTATCAGGGTTGCAAGAGGAGTGAGCGGAAAAGACGATATTATTAAATTCGAAGGGTGCTACCACGGACACAGCGACAGCTTGCTTGTAAGTGCTGGAAGCGGTGCTGCAACATTCGGAACACCGTCAAGTCCGGGAGTTCCGGCAGATTTTACAAAACACACATTGCTGGCAAAATACAACGACATTGAAAGTGTAAAAAAATGTTTCGAAAACGGTAATGTGGGATGTGTTATTATAGAACCTATTGCAGGAAATATGAGTTTGGTTCCGGCTGAGAAAGAATTTTTAACTGAACTTAGAGAACTATGTACAAAAAATGGAGCAATTTTAATATTTGATGAAGTAATGAGCGGATTCAGAGCGGGACTTAGAGGAAGTTACGACGTTTACGGAATAGAAGCGGATATTGTAACATTCGGTAAAGTAATCGGGGGAGGAATGCCGGTAGGAGCTTTCGCAGGTAAAAAAGTGATCATGGAACAGTTAAGTCCGGAAGGTCCGATTTATCAGGCGGGAACACTTTCAGGAAACCCTGTGGCTATGAGTGCCGGACTTGCTATGCTTAAAAAATTAAAATCAAACCCTGAACTTTATAAAGATCTTGAGTCAAAAGCTAAAAAATTA
This genomic interval from Nautilia profundicola AmH contains the following:
- the gatC gene encoding Asp-tRNA(Asn)/Glu-tRNA(Gln) amidotransferase subunit GatC; amino-acid sequence: MKIDESLVKRLETLSMVEIEDKASMAKDLAEIVEFVEMLNELDTSNVDATFSTLDNSTYLREDEPIKNNVIEEILEHAPKAKDGFFIVPKIIE
- the hemL gene encoding glutamate-1-semialdehyde 2,1-aminomutase, whose protein sequence is MGIFEEAKKYIVGGVNSPVRAFKSVGGEPPFIEKGEGAYIYDINGNKYLDYIQSWGPLIFGHCDKDIEKAICNAVSKGVSFGAPTTVEVELAKEVLDLFPHLDLIRFVNSGTEATMSAIRVARGVSGKDDIIKFEGCYHGHSDSLLVSAGSGAATFGTPSSPGVPADFTKHTLLAKYNDIESVKKCFENGNVGCVIIEPIAGNMSLVPAEKEFLTELRELCTKNGAILIFDEVMSGFRAGLRGSYDVYGIEADIVTFGKVIGGGMPVGAFAGKKVIMEQLSPEGPIYQAGTLSGNPVAMSAGLAMLKKLKSNPELYKDLESKAKKLMKGFEEISKENGIDIQTNVVGSMFGFFFNSKKPKNFDDVNESDTKRYAKFHSEMLKRGFYFAPSAYETGFICTVMNDTDIDATLNAYKEIAPSL